One segment of Trachemys scripta elegans isolate TJP31775 chromosome 1, CAS_Tse_1.0, whole genome shotgun sequence DNA contains the following:
- the RASL11A gene encoding ras-like protein family member 11A, with protein MRLPTMSTNFLLAPILECPSDFFQSRDIKLAVLGAGSVGKSAMIVRFLTKRFIGDYEPNTGNLYSRLVHVEGDQVSIQIQDTPGCIQAQEGFVQMLDSLSRCVKWAEGFLLVYSITDYSSYQSIRPLYQHIRKVHPDSKIPILIVGNKGDLLHARQVQTNEGIQLANELGTVFLEISTSENYHGVCDVFQYLCKEVSKLHHSSCGDKRRSSIIPRPKSPNMQDLKRRFKQALSPKVK; from the exons ATGCGCCTGCCGACCATGTCCACTAACTTCCTGCTCGCGCCCATCCTGGAGTGCCCCTCGGACTTCTTCCAGAGCCGGGACATCAAGCTGGCGGTGCTGGGGGCCGGCAGCGTGGGCAAAAGCG CTATGATTGTTCGATTCCTAACAAAGAGGTTTATTGGAGACTATGAACCCAATACAG gaAACTTGTATTCAAGACTTGTTCATGTAGAGGGAGACCAAGTTTCCATACAGATCCAAGACACACCAGGATGTATTCAG GCGCAAGAAGGCTTTGTACAGATGTTGGACTCTCTTTCCAGATGTGTGAAGTGGGCAGAGGGCTTTCTCTTGGTCTATTCTATCACAGACTACAGCAGCTATCAGTCTATTCGTCCTCTCTATCAGCACATACGCAAAGTCCATCCAGACTCTAAAATACCCATCCTTATTGTGGGAAACAAAGGGGATCTCCTCCATGCGAGGCAGGTACAGACCAATGAGGGGATACAGCTGGCTAATGAACTGGGCACTGTGTTTTTAGAAATCTCCACTAGTGAAAACTACCATGGGGTGTGTGATGTTTTTCAGTATCTTTGCAAGGAGGTTAGCAAACTACACCACAGCAGCTGTGGAGACAAAAGGAGATCATCCATCATCCCTCGACCCAAGTCTCCCAACATGCAAGATCTAAAGAGACGTTTCAAACAGGCATTATCTCCCAAAGTCAAATAA